The DNA sequence CTTTTTCAGCTTGTCAGCTTTGGTGAGCACGATGAGGTAAGAAACAGCAGCCTTGTCCAGCATGGCCATCACTTCTTCATCATTCTTTTTGATGCCATGGCGCGCATCAATAAGCAGCAGGACCCTGCGCAATGTGGCGCGGCCCTGCAAATAGGTCATCACCAGTTCGGTCCAGGTTGCAATCCGGTCTTTGGATTCCCGGGCGTAGCCATAGCCTGGCAGATCAACCAGAAAGAGACCTTCTCGGCCTGGCTGCCCGAGGGTGAAATAGTTCACTTCCTGGGTGCGGCCGGGCGTGTTGGATGTGCGCGCGAGGGTCTTGCGCCCTGTCATAGCATTGACGAGGCTCGATTTCCCAACATTCGACCGCCCTGCAAAAGCGATCTCAGGGAGTGCGTCGTTGGGAAGTCCATCAAGTTTGACGACGCCCTTCACGAAGGTGCATGGCTGTGCAAAGAGCCAGTGCCCTTTTTCCAGCTCCGCCTTCTCTTCGGGAGTGTCGGTGTCCATCACGCGTTACGTTTCATCTTTGCTGGCAGAGCGCTTAAACAATTTCTCAAAACCAAGGTTTGAGAAAAGCTCAATCGGGACGCCCTGACGGCGCATGATGACGCCCTGCTGAAGAACAGACAGCAGGTTGTTCCATGCCCAATAAATCACAAGGCCAGCAGGGAAGCTTGCCAGGATGAAGACAAAGAAGAGCGGCATCCAGGTGAAAATCATCTGTTGCGTTGGGTCCGAAGGAGCAGGGTTCATGCGTTGCTGCACAAACATCGTGATGCCCATGAGAATCGGCCAGATACCAACCATCAGAAGCGATGGTGGATCCCAAGGGATCAGTCCAAACAGGTTGAACAGCGTCGTTGGATCGGGCGCGGACAGATCCTGGATCCAGCCATAGAAGGGCGCATGACGCATTTCTATGGTGACGAACAGGACCTTATAGAGAGCAAAGAAGACAGGGATCTGGATCACCACCGGCAAACAACCAGCAAGGGGGTTCACCTTCTCCTTCTTGTAGAGCTCCATAATCTCTTGCTGCTGCTTCATCTTGTCATCAGCATATTGGTCCCGCAGCTTTTCCATGTCGGGCTGCAGTTTCTTCATCTTGCTCATCGCTTCATAGGAGCGGTTGGCGAGCGGGAAGAAGAAGATCTTGATAATGACCGTAACGATCAGGATGGCGATGCCAAAATTGCCAACGATGCCGAAGACGTAATCAAGGCCAACGAAGAGGGGTTTGGTAAGGAAGTAAAACCATCCCCAGTCGATCATCAGTTCAAAGCGGAAGATGCCTTCTTCATCATAAGCATCGATCATGTCGACCACTTTGGCGCCCGCATAAAGCCGCGCCGTGTGATTGAGCGTGGCGCCAGGCTCCGCCGTCAGGCCGTCAACGACCAGATAGTCAGTCTGGTAAACATTCTTGCGCGGGTTGGGTCCTTCAGAGAACCGCGCATCAAAATTGGCGCCTTGTTCAGGGATCAGAACCGTCGCCCAATATTTGTCGGTGATGCCGAGCCAGCCTTCATTGGCTGTATATTTGATCTCGCGGTCTTCCAGGATCTCATCATAGTCAATTTCGACAAGACCTTCTTCCTCACCAAGCACCCCGATCATGCCTTCATGCAGAATGAAGAAGCCTTCAATTTCCGGCGTGCCCGTACGCGATACCAGGCCGTATGGGTAAAGCGTAACGGCGGTGCCGGTATTGTTGGTGACGTTCTGATCAACCGTGAACATGTAGTTCTCATCGACCGTAATCGTGCGGTTGAAGACAAGGCCTTCGCCATTGTCATATGTGAATGTCACAGACCCATTGGCGGCAAGCGACGCACCTGAAGGTGCAGTCCAAACTGTGTCGCGGGTAGGAAGCTTCAAGCCTGCAGAGGCAGGCGCAGACCAACCGAATTCAGCGAAATAGGGTGAGATCGAATTGGCCGGCGAAAAGAGAACGATTTCTGGCGAGTTGGGATCAACGGTCTCGTGATAGGTATGCAGTTGCAGATCGTCGATCCGCGCGCCGGTGAGTGAGATCGAGCCTGCGACAAGATCTGTATCAATCTGAACACGCTCACTTTGGGTGAGCGCCAGATCACGTGGCAGGCCGGTCAGCAATGTACCATCGCCAAGGTCGGCAGGGCTGTTGGGTCGGCTCTCAAGGACCTGTGGAATGGCTGACTCAGCCGCTTCTTCTTGCGCCGCAGCGATTTCTGCCTGCACAGCGCGCTCGGCTTCCATCTTCGGCTCAATAAAGAAGTACTGCCAACCTGCAAGAACGGCCATCGACAGGACGGCGGCAAGAAGTAAATTCTTATTGTCAGACATGAACTAAGATCACCCTTGTTTCTGAGATGCCTGTCGCCGCTTATTCGTGTCCGCGCGTGTCTTCTGCGCATGCACCTTGGCGAGAGCCGTTTCAAGATCCTTCGTAAGATCAGGATAGGAGCGGGAAATGGTTCCCGCGCGTCCGATTAGGACGTAGTCGTAACCCGGACGCGCGGCAAGTGCCAGAACGTCAGATGCGACAGAACGCAGCCGACGTTTCGCCCGGTTTCTGATATGGGCTTTGCCCACTTTTTTTGTAACGGTAAAGCCGACTCGCGCGTCTGCTAGGGGCTCGGCCTGTGCCAGGGTTCGCTCTCGGGCCTGAAGCACGAGCCCTGGAGCCGCCCATTTGCGGCCTCTGGCGGCTTTCAGGAAATCGCGGCGGGCCTTGAGGCGCTCCATCGGGTCCTCGACAAGAAAAGGGGCTCTCCGCATCAGAGACCCTTCTGAGAGGGTCATCTCGCCCTAAGGGAAAGACTAAGCGGAAAGCTTCTTGCGACCTTTTGACCGGCGCGCAGAAAGGATTGCGCGGCCAGCTTTTGTTGCTTTGCGAGCGCGGAAACCATGACGGCGTTTGCGAACGAGTGCGCTTGGTTGATATGTCCGTTTCACGGGTCTTCTCCGACTAGGGCTCCTGACCAGAACGTCGCTGGTGTGCCCCCATAACAATAGAAGCCGCGGGCGGATGCCCAACGGCCAGACTGGCCGCGTGTATAAGCAATGGCGGGGGGCAAGTCAACGACTGTCCCGCCCTGTTTTGAAGGTAAATGCCGCAGAAATCAGCCAATTTTGACCTCAAATGGTCAATGAGCCTGGAAAAGCCGCGGAATCCGGCGCTCTCATACTGATCACTCCGGGGTCACCTGCTCTGACACTCTCTCACAAGCAGGTGATTTTTGCGGGTTTTTTCGCATGCACTCCCTACCTTCCGTTACACACAGAGCATTGCGCCCGAACAGCATAGCTGCTGGACGCAAGAAGGAGGCGACATGGTCCTGACAGTGACAGAGCGGCATTATCAAAGATTGGGCGGTTCAAAAAAGCGCTCAAGGCCCATTGGGTTGTTCTTTCTAGGGATAATCGCCCTAGGTTGGCTTTTGATTGGCGCAACCCAGGTTCCAGCAGCCGATGCCTGGACCCGGTGGAGCGCTTATGAGGAGAGTTCGACCATGACCATAGATCATTCCGACTGGCAGGCTCTTTTGGATGCCTATCTCGTGCCCGGTGCGGACGGCGAGGCCAACAAGGTCAACTATGCGGGCCTGGCCGCGAGTGAGGAAGATCGCGATAAGCTCGAGCTCTACATCACGAGTTTGGAAGCGGTGGAAGTCGATGGGCTCAATAAGAACGAGCAATTCGCCTTCTGGGCCAACCTCTACAATGCGACAACAGTCCGGGTGATCCTC is a window from the Rhodobiaceae bacterium genome containing:
- the engB gene encoding putative GTP-binding protein EngB, which translates into the protein MDTDTPEEKAELEKGHWLFAQPCTFVKGVVKLDGLPNDALPEIAFAGRSNVGKSSLVNAMTGRKTLARTSNTPGRTQEVNYFTLGQPGREGLFLVDLPGYGYARESKDRIATWTELVMTYLQGRATLRRVLLLIDARHGIKKNDEEVMAMLDKAAVSYLIVLTKADKLKKGEIEKRLETTKAQLRKHVAAFPQIAVTSSEKGTGIPELRAHIAELAELAPMGYKADT
- the yidC gene encoding membrane protein insertase YidC; the encoded protein is MSDNKNLLLAAVLSMAVLAGWQYFFIEPKMEAERAVQAEIAAAQEEAAESAIPQVLESRPNSPADLGDGTLLTGLPRDLALTQSERVQIDTDLVAGSISLTGARIDDLQLHTYHETVDPNSPEIVLFSPANSISPYFAEFGWSAPASAGLKLPTRDTVWTAPSGASLAANGSVTFTYDNGEGLVFNRTITVDENYMFTVDQNVTNNTGTAVTLYPYGLVSRTGTPEIEGFFILHEGMIGVLGEEEGLVEIDYDEILEDREIKYTANEGWLGITDKYWATVLIPEQGANFDARFSEGPNPRKNVYQTDYLVVDGLTAEPGATLNHTARLYAGAKVVDMIDAYDEEGIFRFELMIDWGWFYFLTKPLFVGLDYVFGIVGNFGIAILIVTVIIKIFFFPLANRSYEAMSKMKKLQPDMEKLRDQYADDKMKQQQEIMELYKKEKVNPLAGCLPVVIQIPVFFALYKVLFVTIEMRHAPFYGWIQDLSAPDPTTLFNLFGLIPWDPPSLLMVGIWPILMGITMFVQQRMNPAPSDPTQQMIFTWMPLFFVFILASFPAGLVIYWAWNNLLSVLQQGVIMRRQGVPIELFSNLGFEKLFKRSASKDET
- a CDS encoding ribonuclease P, with the protein product MTLSEGSLMRRAPFLVEDPMERLKARRDFLKAARGRKWAAPGLVLQARERTLAQAEPLADARVGFTVTKKVGKAHIRNRAKRRLRSVASDVLALAARPGYDYVLIGRAGTISRSYPDLTKDLETALAKVHAQKTRADTNKRRQASQKQG